Proteins encoded in a region of the Streptomyces sp. NBC_00513 genome:
- a CDS encoding PRC-barrel domain-containing protein → MSGDVWGYRETSGRLRDIDLTGFKVEATDGHIGKVDKHSDVVGASYLVVDTGHWIFGKEVLLPAGTVTRIDQEEQRIHVDRTKAQIKDAPEFVSDRHLTDAEYHRQVGAYYTGGPEHRA, encoded by the coding sequence ATGTCCGGCGACGTATGGGGATACCGCGAGACGTCGGGCCGCTTGCGGGACATCGACCTCACCGGTTTCAAGGTCGAGGCGACCGACGGCCACATCGGCAAGGTGGACAAGCACTCCGACGTGGTGGGCGCGTCGTACCTCGTCGTCGACACCGGCCACTGGATCTTCGGCAAGGAGGTCCTGCTGCCCGCCGGCACGGTCACGCGGATCGACCAGGAGGAACAGCGGATCCACGTGGACCGCACCAAGGCGCAGATCAAGGACGCGCCCGAGTTCGTCAGCGACCGACACCTCACCGACGCGGAGTACCACCGTCAGGTCGGCGCCTACTACACCGGCGGCCCGGAACACCGCGCCTGA
- a CDS encoding cobalamin-binding protein, producing MRIVSLLPAATDIVAELGLLADLVGRTHECDWPAAVAGVPVVTSAAFSSDELSSREISEAVGGAAHSGSSLYGLDVEALGALAPEVVLTQDLCDVCAVSYAGVSRAVRVLDGGPRVLSLEPRTLDDVLDCLVRVGELLGVPEVGRARRAHARARLEAVRAAVAGRPRPRVVAIEWLDPLWPAGHWVPEQITAAGGEPLIAAPGEHTRPMDWDTVRAARPDVLLLLPCGFSPRRTLRERGALTALPGWSELPAVRSGEVWVLDGPAYFNRPGPRVVRGAEVLARVLHGVRVGDPVTEAEAFRLPGPA from the coding sequence ATGCGCATCGTTTCCCTGCTGCCCGCCGCCACCGACATCGTGGCCGAACTCGGACTGCTCGCCGATCTGGTGGGCCGCACGCACGAGTGCGACTGGCCGGCGGCGGTGGCCGGCGTGCCGGTGGTGACCTCCGCCGCGTTCTCGTCCGACGAGCTGTCCAGTCGGGAGATCTCCGAGGCGGTCGGGGGCGCGGCGCACAGCGGCTCCTCGCTCTACGGCCTGGACGTGGAGGCGCTGGGAGCGCTCGCGCCCGAGGTGGTCCTCACCCAGGACCTGTGCGACGTGTGCGCGGTGTCCTACGCGGGCGTGAGCCGGGCGGTACGCGTGCTCGACGGAGGGCCGAGGGTGCTCAGCCTGGAGCCGCGCACCCTCGACGACGTACTGGACTGTCTGGTCCGTGTGGGTGAGCTGCTGGGCGTCCCCGAGGTCGGACGGGCCCGCCGGGCCCATGCGCGGGCCCGGCTGGAGGCGGTACGCGCCGCCGTGGCGGGCCGTCCCCGGCCCCGGGTGGTGGCCATCGAATGGCTGGATCCGCTCTGGCCCGCCGGGCACTGGGTGCCGGAGCAGATCACCGCGGCGGGCGGGGAACCGTTGATCGCGGCCCCGGGCGAGCACACCCGGCCGATGGACTGGGACACGGTCCGGGCCGCCCGACCGGACGTCCTGCTCCTGCTGCCGTGCGGGTTCAGCCCGCGGCGCACGCTGCGCGAGCGCGGGGCGCTCACCGCGCTGCCGGGCTGGTCGGAGCTGCCGGCGGTGCGGTCCGGCGAGGTGTGGGTGCTGGACGGGCCCGCGTACTTCAACCGGCCGGGCCCGCGGGTGGTGCGGGGCGCGGAGGTCCTGGCGCGGGTGCTGCACGGAGTCCGGGTCGGGGACCCGGTGACGGAGGCGGAGGCCTTCCGGCTGCCCGGCCCCGCCTGA
- a CDS encoding alpha-ketoglutarate-dependent dioxygenase AlkB, producing MHALQGSLFDQADDIRIGPLTELRRTELGAGAWVDHLPGWLSGSDALFERLAADVPWRAERRRMYERDVDVPRLLAFYGAGDPLPHPVLTDARSALTGHYAPELGEPFVTAGLCLYRDGKDSVAWHGDRTGRSATEDTMVAIVSVGDPRDLVLRPRDGGPTLLRLPLGHGDLVVMGGSCQRTMEHAVPKSTRAVGPRVSVQFRTRGVM from the coding sequence ATGCACGCGCTCCAGGGCTCCCTCTTCGACCAGGCCGACGACATCCGGATCGGCCCGCTCACGGAACTGCGCCGCACGGAGCTGGGGGCCGGCGCCTGGGTCGATCACCTGCCCGGCTGGCTGTCCGGCTCCGACGCGCTGTTCGAGCGACTCGCCGCCGACGTTCCCTGGCGCGCCGAGCGCCGCCGGATGTACGAACGGGACGTGGACGTACCCCGGCTGCTCGCCTTCTACGGGGCCGGCGATCCACTCCCGCACCCCGTGCTCACCGACGCCCGCTCGGCACTGACCGGCCACTACGCCCCCGAACTGGGGGAACCGTTCGTGACGGCCGGGCTGTGCCTCTACCGGGACGGCAAGGACAGCGTCGCCTGGCACGGCGACCGGACCGGCCGCTCCGCGACCGAGGACACCATGGTCGCCATCGTCTCCGTGGGAGACCCCCGCGACCTGGTGCTGCGCCCGCGCGACGGCGGCCCGACCCTGCTGCGGCTGCCGCTGGGGCACGGCGACCTGGTGGTCATGGGCGGCTCCTGCCAGCGCACCATGGAGCACGCGGTGCCCAAGTCCACCCGCGCCGTCGGACCCCGCGTCAGCGTCCAGTTCCGTACCCGCGGCGTCATGTGA
- a CDS encoding DUF6296 family protein, whose product MDEDRYELVFRSGEDGGRAQDKVLVSRTSQAGPGGHPVYADETGIIRAEISDQGEVRMLASGGQQDPEYPVVARRPE is encoded by the coding sequence GTGGACGAGGACCGGTATGAGCTGGTGTTCCGGAGCGGCGAGGACGGGGGGCGGGCGCAGGACAAGGTCCTCGTCTCGCGGACCTCGCAGGCGGGACCGGGTGGTCATCCCGTGTACGCCGACGAGACCGGGATCATTCGCGCGGAGATCAGCGATCAGGGCGAGGTCAGGATGCTGGCCTCGGGCGGTCAGCAGGACCCCGAGTACCCCGTGGTGGCCCGCCGGCCGGAGTGA
- a CDS encoding acyl-CoA dehydrogenase family protein, with protein MTTTLLSKDQLALAEVTLDFAQEQLAPHAIAWDQDKHFPVDVLRRAADLGLAGIYVREESGGSGLTRADGVLVLEVLATGCPSIAGYLSIHNMVAWMLDTYGDPHQRERWLPGLCSARTLGSYCLTEPGAGSDAAALRTRAERDGDHYVLTGVKQFISGAGASDVYVVLARTGSDGPRGISAFIVERADAGLSFGPDERKMGWNAQPTRQVVLDGVRIPATRRLGSEGDGFRMAMTALNGGRLGIAACSLGGAQSALDRSLAHLADREAFGARLLDAQALQFRLADMATELTAARALVRTAAQALDNGDPQAAQLCAMAKRFATDTGFTVADRALQLHGGYGYLSEYGIEKIVRDLRVHQILEGTNEIMRVIVARGLTENL; from the coding sequence ATGACCACGACCCTGCTCAGCAAGGACCAACTCGCCCTGGCCGAGGTCACCCTCGACTTCGCACAGGAGCAACTCGCCCCGCACGCCATCGCCTGGGACCAGGACAAGCACTTCCCCGTCGACGTGCTCCGCCGCGCCGCCGACCTCGGCCTCGCGGGGATCTACGTACGCGAGGAGTCCGGTGGCTCCGGGCTCACCCGCGCCGACGGGGTGCTCGTCCTGGAAGTGCTGGCCACCGGCTGCCCCTCGATCGCCGGCTACCTCTCCATCCACAACATGGTCGCCTGGATGCTCGACACGTACGGGGACCCCCACCAGCGCGAGCGCTGGCTGCCCGGGCTCTGCTCCGCCCGCACCCTCGGCAGCTACTGCCTCACCGAGCCCGGCGCCGGCTCGGACGCCGCCGCGCTGCGCACCCGCGCCGAACGCGACGGCGACCACTACGTGTTGACCGGCGTGAAGCAGTTCATCTCCGGCGCCGGAGCCTCCGACGTGTACGTGGTCCTGGCCCGCACCGGATCCGACGGGCCGCGCGGGATCTCCGCCTTCATCGTGGAACGCGCCGACGCCGGGCTCTCCTTCGGCCCCGACGAGCGCAAGATGGGCTGGAACGCCCAACCCACCCGCCAGGTCGTCCTCGACGGGGTGCGGATCCCCGCCACGCGACGGCTCGGCTCGGAGGGCGACGGGTTCCGCATGGCCATGACGGCCCTCAACGGTGGCCGGCTCGGCATCGCCGCCTGTTCGCTCGGCGGCGCCCAGAGCGCACTGGACCGCAGCCTCGCCCACCTGGCCGACCGCGAGGCGTTCGGAGCGCGCCTGCTCGACGCGCAGGCGCTCCAGTTCCGCCTCGCCGACATGGCCACGGAACTCACCGCCGCCCGCGCCCTGGTCCGTACCGCCGCGCAGGCCCTGGACAACGGCGACCCGCAGGCCGCGCAGCTCTGCGCCATGGCCAAGCGCTTCGCCACCGACACGGGTTTCACGGTGGCCGACCGGGCGCTCCAACTACACGGCGGATACGGCTACTTGAGCGAGTACGGCATCGAGAAGATCGTCCGAGACCTCCGTGTGCACCAGATCCTGGAAGGGACCAACGAGATCATGCGCGTCATCGTCGCCCGCGGCCTGACGGAGAACCTGTGA
- a CDS encoding enoyl-CoA hydratase codes for MTDTAHETILVERTGRTALLTLNRPEALNALNLTVMNEVVAATEALDRDPDIGCIVLTGSTKAFAAGADIKEMQPQGYMDMYLSDWFTAWDRLGDLRTPTVAAVSGYALGGGCELAMLCDILLASDTAVFGQPEIKLGVIPGIGGSQRLTRAVGKAKAMELCLTGRTMDAVEAERAGLVSRVVPAADLLTEALAVAAAVAGMSAPVAMMAKEAVNRAFETTLAEGVRFERRLFHAVFATADQKEGMSAFVDKRAAGFTHR; via the coding sequence GTGACCGACACCGCCCACGAAACGATCCTCGTCGAGCGCACGGGGCGCACCGCGCTGCTCACCCTCAACCGCCCCGAGGCGCTCAACGCCCTCAACCTCACGGTCATGAACGAGGTCGTGGCCGCCACCGAGGCCCTCGACCGGGACCCCGACATCGGCTGCATCGTCCTCACCGGTTCGACGAAGGCCTTCGCGGCCGGCGCGGACATCAAGGAGATGCAGCCGCAGGGGTACATGGACATGTACCTCAGTGACTGGTTCACCGCCTGGGACCGGCTCGGCGACCTCCGCACGCCGACCGTCGCCGCCGTCTCCGGGTACGCCCTCGGCGGCGGCTGCGAGCTGGCGATGCTCTGCGACATCCTGCTCGCCTCCGACACCGCCGTCTTCGGGCAGCCGGAGATCAAACTCGGCGTCATCCCCGGCATCGGCGGATCCCAGCGACTGACCCGAGCCGTCGGCAAGGCCAAGGCGATGGAGCTCTGCCTGACCGGCCGGACCATGGACGCCGTGGAGGCGGAGCGGGCCGGACTGGTCTCCCGCGTCGTCCCGGCCGCCGACCTCCTCACCGAGGCCCTCGCCGTCGCCGCGGCGGTGGCGGGAATGTCCGCGCCCGTCGCCATGATGGCGAAGGAGGCCGTGAACCGGGCCTTCGAGACCACCTTGGCCGAAGGCGTCCGCTTCGAACGGCGGCTGTTCCACGCGGTGTTCGCGACGGCCGATCAGAAGGAGGGCATGAGCGCCTTCGTGGACAAGCGCGCGGCCGGGTTCACCCACCGCTGA
- a CDS encoding CoA-acylating methylmalonate-semialdehyde dehydrogenase — protein MVRELTHFIGGKHAPGTSGLYADVHDPNTGTVQARVPLAGRADTGTAIADAEAAQREWGQWNPQRRARVLLRFLQLVEGERDSLARLLSAEHGKTVADAHGDLQRGLEVVEFAAGIPHLLKGEFTDNAGSGIDVHSLRAPLGVVAGITPFNFPAMIPLWQAAPALACGNAFILKPSERDPSVPLRLAELFLEAGLPPGVLNVVNGGKEAVDTLLEDPRVQALGFVGSTPIAAHIYATAAAHGKRAQCFGGAKNHMIVMPDADLDQAADALIGAGYGSAGERCMAIAVAVPVGEETADALVAKLKERIAALRIGTSDDPDADFGPLVSRDALDRVNRYVDIGVTEGAELVVDGRGFTLPGHENGYFAGASLFDRVTPRMRIHREEIFGPVLSVVRAADYEEALRLPSEHPYGNGVAIFTRDGDTARDFTRRVGAGMVGVNVPIPVPVAYHTFGGWKRSGFGDLNQHGPDSIRFYTRTKTVTSRWPSGVKEGASFTIPTMG, from the coding sequence ATGGTCCGCGAACTCACCCACTTCATCGGCGGCAAGCACGCCCCGGGCACCTCCGGCCTGTACGCCGACGTCCACGACCCCAACACCGGAACGGTCCAGGCCAGGGTCCCCCTGGCCGGCCGCGCCGACACCGGGACGGCCATCGCCGACGCCGAGGCGGCCCAACGCGAATGGGGCCAGTGGAACCCGCAGCGCCGCGCCCGCGTGCTGCTGCGCTTCCTCCAACTCGTCGAGGGCGAACGCGACTCCCTGGCACGGCTGTTGTCCGCCGAACACGGCAAGACCGTCGCCGACGCCCACGGCGACCTGCAACGCGGCCTGGAGGTAGTCGAGTTCGCCGCCGGCATCCCGCACCTCCTCAAGGGCGAGTTCACCGACAACGCGGGCTCCGGCATCGACGTGCACTCGCTGCGCGCCCCGCTCGGCGTGGTCGCCGGCATCACCCCCTTCAACTTCCCCGCGATGATCCCGCTGTGGCAGGCGGCCCCCGCCCTGGCCTGCGGGAACGCCTTCATCCTCAAGCCCTCCGAACGGGATCCCTCCGTCCCGCTGCGGCTCGCCGAACTCTTCCTGGAGGCGGGCCTGCCGCCCGGCGTCCTCAACGTGGTCAACGGCGGCAAGGAAGCCGTCGACACCCTGCTGGAGGACCCGCGCGTCCAGGCCCTCGGCTTCGTCGGATCCACCCCGATCGCCGCGCACATCTACGCCACCGCCGCCGCCCACGGCAAGCGCGCCCAGTGCTTCGGCGGCGCCAAGAACCACATGATCGTGATGCCGGACGCCGATCTCGACCAGGCCGCCGACGCCCTGATCGGCGCCGGCTACGGTTCCGCGGGCGAACGCTGCATGGCCATCGCCGTCGCCGTCCCCGTGGGGGAGGAGACCGCGGACGCCCTGGTCGCCAAGTTGAAGGAGCGGATCGCCGCCCTGCGCATCGGCACCTCCGACGACCCGGACGCCGACTTCGGCCCGCTCGTCAGCCGCGACGCCCTCGACCGGGTGAACCGCTACGTCGACATCGGGGTGACCGAGGGCGCCGAACTCGTCGTGGACGGACGCGGGTTCACCCTCCCCGGGCACGAGAACGGCTACTTCGCCGGCGCCTCGCTCTTCGACCGGGTCACCCCCCGGATGCGGATCCACCGCGAGGAGATCTTCGGCCCGGTGCTGAGCGTCGTACGCGCCGCCGACTACGAGGAGGCGCTGCGCCTGCCCAGCGAGCACCCCTACGGCAACGGCGTCGCCATCTTCACCCGCGACGGGGACACCGCCCGCGACTTCACCCGGCGGGTGGGCGCCGGCATGGTCGGCGTCAACGTGCCCATCCCCGTCCCGGTCGCCTACCACACGTTCGGCGGCTGGAAGCGGTCCGGCTTCGGAGACCTCAACCAGCACGGACCCGACTCCATCCGCTTCTACACCCGCACCAAGACCGTCACCTCGCGCTGGCCCTCCGGCGTCAAGGAAGGCGCCAGCTTCACCATTCCGACGATGGGGTGA
- a CDS encoding LysR family substrate-binding domain-containing protein gives MTGSEVPPSFRLAYVPGVTPTKWVRIWNERLPGIPLTLVAVAPAAAPDALRAGEADAGFVRLPIDRTDLSAIPLYTETTVVVIPKDHLVASAEEVSTGDLADEIVLHPLDDTLDWDTLPGRPAIERPATTEDAVELVAAGIGVLVVPQSLARLYHRKDLTYRPLTGAPESRVALSWPEEETTDLVEEFIGIVRGRTVNSSRGRSLAAPAPAPAQPKGKRPAPGGGARGAGGGKTGGKNPRAGGAPKGGKGGAAGKGGGKRGKPRGR, from the coding sequence GTGACAGGCTCGGAAGTACCTCCCTCGTTCCGGCTCGCCTACGTTCCGGGGGTGACACCCACCAAGTGGGTGCGGATCTGGAACGAACGCCTGCCCGGCATCCCGCTGACCCTCGTCGCGGTCGCCCCCGCCGCCGCCCCCGACGCGCTGCGCGCCGGCGAGGCGGACGCCGGATTCGTCCGGCTGCCGATCGACCGCACGGACCTCAGCGCCATCCCGCTCTACACCGAGACCACGGTCGTCGTGATCCCCAAGGACCACCTGGTGGCGAGCGCCGAGGAGGTGTCCACCGGGGACCTGGCCGACGAGATCGTGCTGCACCCCCTCGACGACACCCTCGACTGGGACACCCTGCCGGGTCGGCCCGCGATCGAGCGACCCGCGACGACGGAGGACGCCGTCGAGCTGGTGGCCGCGGGCATCGGCGTACTGGTCGTCCCGCAGTCCCTCGCCCGCCTGTACCACCGCAAGGACCTCACCTACCGGCCGCTGACGGGCGCCCCCGAGTCGCGGGTGGCGCTCTCCTGGCCCGAGGAGGAGACCACCGACCTGGTGGAGGAGTTCATCGGCATCGTCCGCGGACGGACCGTGAACAGCTCCCGGGGCCGCTCCCTGGCAGCCCCCGCGCCCGCGCCGGCGCAGCCGAAGGGCAAGCGCCCGGCGCCCGGCGGAGGCGCACGGGGGGCCGGCGGCGGCAAGACCGGCGGCAAGAACCCGCGCGCTGGCGGCGCGCCCAAGGGCGGCAAGGGCGGCGCCGCGGGCAAGGGCGGCGGCAAGCGCGGCAAGCCGCGCGGCCGCTAG
- a CDS encoding tellurite resistance/C4-dicarboxylate transporter family protein has protein sequence MSLLPGRLVRADRWWTGLPPAAGSAVMAAGILSIGLELIGHEVLSLAALAVAGALWLVLAADFGLRLIADRGRFCSEADTPSALTAVAATAVLGARLAQSGLETVAAALLALAAALWPLLLYHVLRHWRRRMPGAVFLVCVATQGLAVLAATLCVTLHQDWLGRVGLACFCLGVLLYGLALARFDLHEVTGGAGDHWVAGGALSITALAGAKLTATPIWTSAVHTTLRTTTLVALGLSLAWYVVLLTAELRRPRPRYDIRRWSTVFPLGMTATACLSAAAPTGVAWLRPVGEVLLWIAVAACVMTCAAFALDRRTAGAPAPRG, from the coding sequence GTGAGCCTCCTCCCCGGGCGCCTCGTGCGCGCAGACCGCTGGTGGACCGGACTCCCGCCCGCCGCCGGCTCCGCCGTCATGGCCGCCGGGATCCTCTCCATCGGTCTGGAGCTGATCGGCCACGAGGTCCTGTCGCTGGCCGCGCTCGCCGTCGCCGGGGCGCTGTGGCTCGTACTGGCCGCCGACTTCGGCCTCCGCCTGATCGCCGACCGGGGCCGCTTCTGCTCCGAGGCCGACACCCCGTCCGCCCTGACGGCCGTCGCCGCCACCGCCGTGCTCGGCGCCCGGCTCGCCCAGTCCGGCCTGGAGACCGTGGCCGCCGCCCTGCTCGCCCTCGCCGCGGCGCTCTGGCCGCTGCTGCTGTACCACGTCCTGCGGCACTGGAGGCGGCGGATGCCCGGAGCGGTCTTCCTGGTCTGCGTGGCCACCCAGGGCCTGGCCGTCCTCGCGGCGACGCTGTGCGTCACCCTCCACCAGGACTGGCTGGGCCGGGTGGGACTCGCCTGCTTCTGCCTGGGCGTGCTGCTGTACGGCCTGGCCCTGGCCCGCTTCGACCTCCACGAGGTGACCGGCGGGGCGGGGGACCACTGGGTGGCGGGCGGGGCGCTGTCCATCACCGCCCTCGCGGGCGCCAAGCTCACCGCCACGCCGATCTGGACGAGTGCGGTGCACACGACGCTGCGCACGACCACCCTCGTCGCCCTCGGCCTCTCACTGGCCTGGTACGTCGTCCTGCTCACCGCCGAGCTGCGCCGCCCGCGCCCCCGCTACGACATCCGGCGCTGGTCCACGGTCTTCCCCCTCGGCATGACGGCCACCGCCTGCCTGTCGGCCGCCGCCCCGACGGGCGTGGCCTGGCTGCGCCCGGTGGGCGAGGTGCTGCTGTGGATCGCCGTGGCCGCCTGCGTGATGACCTGTGCGGCGTTCGCCCTGGACCGGCGCACCGCCGGCGCGCCGGCGCCCCGAGGGTGA
- the mmsB gene encoding 3-hydroxyisobutyrate dehydrogenase, whose amino-acid sequence MTSVIAFIGLGHMGGPMAANLAATGRRVIGFDLVPAALASAAAAGVEAADSAALAVAEADVVITMLPAGRHVLALYGEQGLLAAAKPGTLFIDCSTIDVEDAVRAHTAAGEAGHRALDAPVSGGVTGAEAATLTFMVGGAETEFAEATPLLDAMGGKIVHCGGAGAGQAAKICNNMILGISMIAVSEAFVLGESLGLSHQALYDVASTASGQCWALTTNCPVPGPVPASPANRDYRPGFAAPLMAKDLGLAVNALRAGGIDAGLGGRAAEMYAAFAEGEGATQDFSGIVHALRATTTDRNGPAS is encoded by the coding sequence GTGACCAGCGTCATCGCCTTCATCGGGCTGGGCCACATGGGCGGCCCGATGGCCGCCAACCTCGCCGCGACCGGCCGGCGCGTGATCGGTTTCGACCTCGTCCCCGCCGCGCTCGCCTCCGCCGCGGCGGCCGGCGTGGAGGCCGCGGACTCCGCCGCCCTGGCCGTCGCCGAGGCGGACGTGGTGATCACCATGCTGCCGGCCGGTCGCCACGTCCTGGCCCTCTACGGGGAGCAGGGGCTGCTCGCAGCGGCCAAGCCCGGCACCCTGTTCATCGACTGCTCCACCATCGACGTCGAGGACGCCGTCCGCGCCCACACCGCCGCCGGCGAGGCGGGCCACCGGGCGCTCGACGCGCCCGTCTCCGGCGGGGTGACGGGCGCCGAGGCCGCGACCCTGACCTTCATGGTCGGCGGCGCGGAGACCGAGTTCGCCGAGGCGACCCCACTGTTGGACGCCATGGGCGGCAAGATCGTGCACTGCGGGGGAGCGGGCGCCGGACAGGCGGCGAAGATCTGCAACAACATGATCCTGGGCATCTCGATGATCGCGGTCAGCGAGGCCTTCGTCCTGGGCGAGAGCCTGGGCCTGTCCCACCAGGCGCTGTACGACGTGGCCTCCACCGCGTCCGGCCAGTGCTGGGCCCTCACCACCAACTGCCCGGTACCCGGCCCGGTTCCGGCCAGTCCCGCCAACCGCGACTACCGCCCCGGCTTCGCCGCCCCGCTCATGGCGAAGGACCTGGGGCTCGCCGTCAACGCCCTGCGCGCGGGCGGCATCGACGCCGGACTCGGCGGGCGCGCCGCCGAAATGTACGCCGCGTTCGCCGAAGGGGAAGGGGCCACACAGGACTTCTCCGGAATCGTCCACGCCCTGCGCGCCACCACCACGGACCGGAACGGACCCGCCTCGTGA
- a CDS encoding DUF5997 family protein, which yields MTSHKTAQTMKPATAAKKLGVYLEATPAEFQEGVVSRSELGALQTDPPEWLQELRRNGPHPRPVVAAKLGVSIAGLARGGVTEALTTEQIEALKNEAPEWLQKERATQAEVRKETVRIKEKNAQKQAQQEQPEG from the coding sequence ATGACGTCGCACAAGACCGCCCAGACCATGAAGCCCGCGACCGCGGCGAAGAAGCTGGGTGTGTACCTCGAAGCCACCCCCGCCGAGTTCCAGGAGGGTGTCGTTTCGCGCAGCGAGTTGGGTGCCCTGCAGACCGATCCGCCCGAGTGGCTCCAGGAGCTGCGCCGCAACGGCCCGCACCCCCGGCCGGTGGTCGCGGCCAAGCTGGGCGTCTCCATCGCCGGTCTCGCCCGGGGTGGGGTCACCGAGGCCCTCACCACGGAGCAGATCGAGGCGCTGAAGAACGAGGCCCCCGAGTGGCTGCAGAAGGAGCGTGCCACGCAGGCCGAGGTCCGCAAGGAGACGGTCCGCATCAAGGAGAAGAACGCGCAGAAGCAGGCGCAGCAGGAGCAGCCGGAGGGCTGA
- a CDS encoding enoyl-CoA hydratase/isomerase family protein — MTDAADVLVHVEGRTGRLTLNRPKALNALSHPMVLRVEEALTAWRGDPAVEAVVVSGAGERGLCAGGDIRAIHDDAKAGGTASADFWRDEYRLNALIARYPKPYVALMDGIVMGGGVGISAHGNVRIVTERSRVAMPETGIGFVPDVGGTYLLALAPGELGTHLALTGAPVGAADALLCGLADHFVPADRLDRLSADLGRAPVHEVLARHVGQAPPGLLAARRGWIDHCYAADTVEEIVERLLTSGEPEAKDAAETILTKSPTALKVTLSALRRARETGPLERVLEQEYRISCTALRSPDLVEGIRAQVIDKDRAPRWSPATLEEVTESDVARYFAPLDDGRELRLAVTDSPQEVPW, encoded by the coding sequence ATGACCGACGCAGCGGACGTCCTGGTCCACGTCGAGGGCCGCACGGGCCGCCTGACCCTCAACCGCCCGAAGGCCCTGAACGCGCTCAGTCACCCCATGGTGCTGCGCGTCGAGGAGGCCCTGACCGCCTGGCGCGGCGATCCCGCCGTGGAGGCGGTGGTCGTCTCCGGCGCCGGCGAGCGTGGGCTGTGTGCGGGCGGTGACATCCGGGCCATCCACGACGATGCCAAGGCCGGCGGTACGGCCTCGGCGGACTTCTGGCGGGACGAGTACCGGTTGAACGCGCTCATCGCCCGCTATCCCAAGCCGTACGTGGCGTTGATGGACGGCATCGTGATGGGTGGCGGAGTCGGGATCTCGGCCCACGGCAACGTCCGCATCGTCACCGAACGCTCCCGCGTGGCGATGCCCGAGACCGGCATCGGCTTCGTCCCGGACGTCGGCGGCACCTACCTCCTGGCGCTCGCGCCCGGCGAACTGGGCACCCACCTGGCCCTGACGGGCGCACCGGTGGGCGCGGCCGACGCGCTGCTGTGCGGGCTCGCGGACCACTTCGTCCCGGCCGATCGGCTCGACCGACTGTCGGCGGACCTCGGACGCGCGCCCGTACACGAGGTCCTGGCCCGCCACGTCGGTCAGGCCCCTCCCGGGCTGTTGGCCGCGAGGCGCGGGTGGATCGACCACTGCTACGCCGCCGACACCGTCGAGGAGATCGTCGAACGGCTCCTCACGAGCGGTGAACCCGAGGCCAAGGACGCGGCCGAGACCATCCTGACCAAGTCGCCCACCGCGCTCAAGGTCACCCTTTCCGCCCTCCGCCGCGCACGCGAAACGGGGCCGCTGGAAAGGGTCTTGGAACAGGAGTACAGGATCTCCTGCACGGCCCTGCGCTCTCCCGACCTGGTCGAGGGGATCCGCGCCCAGGTCATCGACAAGGACCGCGCCCCCCGCTGGTCGCCCGCCACCCTCGAAGAGGTCACGGAATCCGACGTGGCCCGCTACTTCGCCCCCCTCGACGACGGGCGCGAACTGCGCCTCGCCGTCACCGACTCTCCTCAGGAGGTGCCCTGGTGA
- a CDS encoding YnfA family protein, which produces MLVARSVGLFLAAALFEIGGAWLVWQGVREHRGWAWIGAGVIALGVYGFVATLQEDANFGRILAAYGGVFVAGSLIWGMVLDGYRPDRADLIGACLCLAGVAVIMYAPRG; this is translated from the coding sequence GTGCTCGTCGCCCGCTCGGTCGGCCTGTTCCTCGCGGCCGCCCTCTTCGAGATCGGCGGAGCCTGGCTGGTGTGGCAGGGCGTCCGGGAGCACCGGGGCTGGGCGTGGATCGGCGCGGGCGTGATCGCCCTCGGCGTCTACGGCTTCGTCGCCACCCTCCAGGAGGACGCGAACTTCGGCAGGATCCTCGCCGCGTACGGCGGGGTCTTCGTCGCCGGCTCGCTGATCTGGGGCATGGTGCTCGACGGCTACCGGCCGGACCGGGCGGACCTGATCGGCGCCTGCCTCTGCCTCGCCGGCGTCGCCGTGATCATGTACGCCCCCCGGGGCTGA